The window AGCACTCGCCGGACTATCACTGGTTCGCGATGACGGTGTTTGAACGCGTGGCCTCGACCGGCTGGTATGCGCAAACCCGCTTTGATGCCGGTCTGGCCCGTGCCCGTGCGGCCGCACCCTACCTGCTGCATGCAGACGGACACCAGCCTGGTCTTGGCGATAGCGAGCGCACACTGCGCGAGAGCGATCATGCGCGCCTGCCCGCAACGCCTGACACCTGCCTGGATGAGGATGGCGATAACTGCGTCCTGCTGCGCCATTTCGATCAGGCAGGCTATGTCATTGCCCGCTCGGTGCGCGGCGCGCGCGACCCGCATTCCCTGTTCTTCACCTGTGGCTGGCACTCCACCATCCATAAACACCCTGATGAGCTGAGCTTTGAATGGTGGGCGTTTGGCGGGCTGATCCTCGCCGATAGCGGCAAGTACGGATACACGCCCGATGATACCCGCGCCTTTGTGCTCTCCCGGGCGGCGCACAACACGGTCAGTTTTGGTGGCCGCGAACCCCATCAGCCCGATGGTGGCGGGCCCTTTCCGGGCGCCTGCACGAGCGAACCCCGCCAGGAAGACGGAGCCATAGTCCTGTCGGGCGCCTACGATCCGCCCGGCCCGGCGGACCACCATGCCCGCGAGATCTACTACCGCCCCGGTGAAAGCCTTGTGGTCCGTGACCGGGTGGAGCATCGCGGCGGCTTCAGCCAGTGGTTCCACTTCGCGCCGGGCATTGATGTGTCACAGACCGGCGGGGCTGGTGAGTTGCGCGCAGACCTTGGCGACTCCCGTCCCTCCCTCGGCATCCATACCGATCCTGCCTGCAGCACGCGCCTGTATCATGGCAGCCGCCAGCCCATGCAGGGCTGGATGAGCACCGGATACGGCGAGATGACGGCGCGCCATACGCTGGAAGTCGTCTGCCCGGCCGGCGTGGCCGGGGCTGAAGCGCGCTTCGAGGTGGTCCGCTAGCGCGCGCCCGCCTCGACAATGAGCGCTTCACTGGCTGGCACTTCGCCGCGCACCAGCGCCTGATAGGCATTCAGGGCCGCGCTTGCGCCCTCAAGGCTGCGCCAGTCCAGAAGATTGTCTGCTGCCGCAGCGAATTGCGACCAGGCCTCGCCCTGCCGCTTCGCAAACCCGTCCGGTCCCCATTCGGCGACCCGGTCACGGGCATGGTCGGGGGCAAAGAAGAAAACGGGCCGGGGACCCGGCAGGCCTTGCGCCGGCGTGCTGTCATCCCAGTGTGCCCCGCCGACGCGGATATTGGCGTTCAGGTTCTCGCCAAAACGGGTGTGGAGCGCCCGGTTCACCTCGGCCGAACCGGCAAAATCGACGATCAGCCGGGCCGGTTCCGGGTCCATGTTCTCTATTGTCTCATAGGCGATGACGTCGTCATAGAGCCCGCTGCTCTTCACGAAAGCCGCGTTACGCGCCGAGGTCAGCCCTTCAATGCGCAAGGTTTCCGGCTGGTTGCGCTTTAACAGGAAGGCCAGCGCCAGCGCTGTCTTGCTGGACGCGCTGGTCAGCACAATGCGCTGCGCTGCTGAGAAGCCATTATCGCGCAA is drawn from Glycocaulis alkaliphilus and contains these coding sequences:
- a CDS encoding heparinase II/III family protein — protein: MCRHFILAGILLVAAGCSAPSHEPVPPSLQADIAFPANPGDQPGAPALDPAALMISSNRAARERAMDRVFQPRGDLPEWEYALPLDWSADPFGDLNWQFQLHAWRMLNPLADQYARQHGQAYFDRAVDIARDWKAWHTDRSAPLSWQDMATGLRASMLAYLIREARAGRAAIGEDGWGDLLQLARAHGEILTRPGFIPDDNHGIFAAHGLMALCQTIGEMPECASGQPLAVRRMDELFAGQFLEDGVHAEHSPDYHWFAMTVFERVASTGWYAQTRFDAGLARARAAAPYLLHADGHQPGLGDSERTLRESDHARLPATPDTCLDEDGDNCVLLRHFDQAGYVIARSVRGARDPHSLFFTCGWHSTIHKHPDELSFEWWAFGGLILADSGKYGYTPDDTRAFVLSRAAHNTVSFGGREPHQPDGGGPFPGACTSEPRQEDGAIVLSGAYDPPGPADHHAREIYYRPGESLVVRDRVEHRGGFSQWFHFAPGIDVSQTGGAGELRADLGDSRPSLGIHTDPACSTRLYHGSRQPMQGWMSTGYGEMTARHTLEVVCPAGVAGAEARFEVVR
- a CDS encoding DUF2855 family protein — encoded protein: MSWALSIDKADITKATIIEASSRPLEAGEARLAIDRFALTANNITYAAFGEAMGYWRFFPGADGRGRLPVWGFAEITESRCDGLKTGERVYGYLPAASELIVTPGKIRPDSFFDAASHRAELPPVYNRYERCAAASGYDPAREAAQMVLQPLFLTSFLIDVHLRDNGFSAAQRIVLTSASSKTALALAFLLKRNQPETLRIEGLTSARNAAFVKSSGLYDDVIAYETIENMDPEPARLIVDFAGSAEVNRALHTRFGENLNANIRVGGAHWDDSTPAQGLPGPRPVFFFAPDHARDRVAEWGPDGFAKRQGEAWSQFAAAADNLLDWRSLEGASAALNAYQALVRGEVPASEALIVEAGAR